ACCGCGCCATGGCTTCCCAGTCTCCCCCCGCCCCCCTCCACCCAcaccagctgcagcagcagccgcttCCCCCGCACCAGCACCCCCACCCGCAGTACCAAGCTCCGCCTCCGTCGATGCCTCCGCCGTCAGGGGCGCCGCCAAAGACCATGGATCTGGAGGTCATCGTCGTTTCGGGTAAGCACCTCAAGAACGTCAACTGGCGCCGCGGCGACCTCCGCGCCTACGCCGTCGCCTACCTGGATCCCTCCCGCCGCACCGCCACCCGCCCCGACGACGCCGGTGGATGCAAGCCCGCGTGGAACGAGCGCATCGTCCTCCCACTCCCGCCCCACCTATCTCCGCACGACccctcgctcctcctctccatcgACGTATTCCACTCCAAACCGTCCGATTCGCCCAAGCCGCTCGTCGGCTCCGCCCGCTCGCCTCTCCGCGAACTCCTCTTCCCcgctaaccctaaccctagctcCGACTCCGTCTCACCTCTCATCACCCTCCCGCTCCTCCGTCCATCTGGCCGCCCCCAAGGCAAGCTCCGCATCCGCCTCGCCCTTCGGGAGcgctcgcctcctcctcctgagccGCAGTAtccgcctccttcctcctccccctacTATTTCccaccacctccgcctcccacCTACTCGGCCCCGCCACAGTACGGCTCAGAGCAGTACTACCGTCCCGGTGGGTACTACTctgcgccaccgcctccaTCCCAGTACGAGTACACCACAGGGCCCTCTGCACCTGTGGACTACAGCAGGCAGTATGAGCAAAGAGCAAGGACTGAGGGTGGGACTGGCAGTGGAAGGTATGGAGTAGGCACTGGGCTTGCTGTGGGTGCCGTTGCTGGGGCTGTTGGGGGGCTTGCGATTGATGAAGGTGTGAAGtacaaggaggagaaggcggcaGAGAGGGTGGGGGAGAAGGTGGCACCAGCTGGGAGGGATGATTACAGCGAGTATCGTGGAGATTATTGATTGGAGTTCACGTGAGTGAGGATGCACTGTGAGTTGGTTCTTCTCATTTCCTGTCAACGTGGGAATAAAGTTGCAGTTTGGTTTCGTGGTTTGCtctgtatatgtatatatttgCTCAGGGATGTGAATTATCATGGTACCTGTGCTTATGACTTGTGTTTTACGACATTTGTGTGTATCAATGTATCATAAAGGTTTGGTGATTAGCTTTGAATCTGTACCTGTAACTTGAGCTCACACTGTTTAGTTATCTCTTCTCTGAGTTGTGTCTTGTCCATTAGGTTCCGTATGTGCTTGGCATTGTGATGAACTCTAATTGTATGGTGTTTTAGTCAAATTATATTACTTTGTGGAACAGGAACAGAATAGCAAATTTGTTATGGGTATTTGCTGGTACAGTCCCATCTATATGTACATTGCAAGTTTGCATCATACTGCACTGTTTTCTATGATTACCCTGTGCAGTATTTGGCATTTAAAAGCTAcaatatctttatctttactcttataaagattCGAGTAGGTGGTCATCCGGTCACTCAACCAAGACTACCCCTTAGATTGTCAGGAAGTCATCATTATTGCCCATCCATTATATCTTTATCTTTGCTCTTATAAGAGTTTGTGGTGATCCGTTCACTCCACCAAGACTATTCGTTAGATTGTTACCGTTATGGCCCATGTTTCATGATCTTTTGATTAAAGGTGTGGTTGGTGTATATTGTGAGATTATTGTTACTTACTTAGCACAAATTTAGGGGATACATGAGGGAGCAAACATTTAAACAACTCCTGTTTAGTTTTGAAATTCCGTAGCAAGGCAcgtgcatttagctagtaaTTAGAACTGTCACACTTCAATTTATGTTGCAGTTTTGTACGGTAGTTGGTGAAGGATTGAAACTGGTCCTCAGAAAGCTAGCTCGCGTTGCATAGATTTTTTGCAGAATATATCTAGCATTTTAAGAGAAAACGTAGacattcttttttgtttcttacaACTTCCAAATGCTATAGTATAGTCCTATGGATCATATACAGAGCAAACCACGAAGCTTACCCGAAGCACTA
The Brachypodium distachyon strain Bd21 chromosome 2, Brachypodium_distachyon_v3.0, whole genome shotgun sequence genome window above contains:
- the LOC100831417 gene encoding leucine-rich repeat extensin-like protein 3, yielding MASQSPPAPLHPHQLQQQPLPPHQHPHPQYQAPPPSMPPPSGAPPKTMDLEVIVVSGKHLKNVNWRRGDLRAYAVAYLDPSRRTATRPDDAGGCKPAWNERIVLPLPPHLSPHDPSLLLSIDVFHSKPSDSPKPLVGSARSPLRELLFPANPNPSSDSVSPLITLPLLRPSGRPQGKLRIRLALRERSPPPPEPQYPPPSSSPYYFPPPPPPTYSAPPQYGSEQYYRPGGYYSAPPPPSQYEYTTGPSAPVDYSRQYEQRARTEGGTGSGRYGVGTGLAVGAVAGAVGGLAIDEGVKYKEEKAAERVGEKVAPAGRDDYSEYRGDY